A genomic segment from Cyprinus carpio isolate SPL01 chromosome A22, ASM1834038v1, whole genome shotgun sequence encodes:
- the LOC109092420 gene encoding uncharacterized protein LOC109092420 isoform X1: MKIIQLQIYLLMWSQVTESLTNTAVTLGADVIISCDLDIEEIYWYKQKSPDPPELMLRTFDSTYEEAQYENSIFKLKYSVKTNSRLFIRNITADELGVYYCVKTSEPLKFSNGTRIYITDSVHENQTESQQETPWRNLTIITSVLNVLLIVALIGLGTSYLQARRFKNSSENPQSTTTAHYSNDSQHAAVDLSMHPSENTPCQEQAIYYLLQPVKSMT, from the exons ATGAAGATCATCCAGCTTCAGATCT ATCTGTTGATGTGGTCTCAAGTCACAGAGAGTCTAACAAACACAGCAGTAACTTTAGGAGCTGATGTGATTATAAGCTGTGATCTTGATATAGAGGAGATTTACTGGTACAAACAGAAATCACCGGATCCTCCAGAGTTGATGTTACGCACTTTTGATAGCACATATGAAGAAGCACAATATGAAAACAGCATCTTCAAACTCAAATACTCAGTGAAAACTAACAGCCGTCTGTTCATCAGAAATATCACcgctgatgaattaggagtttattattGTGTCAAAACTAGTGAACCACTTAAATTCAGCAACGGCACCAGAATCTACATCACTG ACTCAGTCCACGAGAATCAGACAGAATCACAACAGGAGACACCATGGAGAAACCTGACCATCATCACATCTGTCCTGAATGTGCTTCTGATCGTTGCATTAATag GTTTGGGAACGAGCTATCTTCAGGCAAGAAGATTTAAAAATAGCTCAGAGAACCCTCAAAgtaccacaacagctcattacTCAAACGATTCACAG CATGCTGCGGTTGATTTGTCCATGCACCCCAGTGAAAACACGCCTTGCCAGGAACAGGCCATCTACTATCTTCTCCAGCCAGTTAAAAGTATGACGtaa